In one Mucilaginibacter sp. PAMB04168 genomic region, the following are encoded:
- the mnmD gene encoding tRNA (5-methylaminomethyl-2-thiouridine)(34)-methyltransferase MnmD yields the protein MSDHLTIVTTADGSKTIYNAEVGENYHSRHGALQESQHVFLNSGLRYFLDNSGKNVASVLEVGFGTGLNFLLSADFCIAEQIPLKYTGIEAYPLSTTMIADTGYDAYISPALWESFKTHYAQALKEAVPINNSTVLEIAHSQLLTFSTTQLFDVIYFDAFAAVHQPEMWDEAAIDHTIKFLKPGGVFVTYAITGNLKRQFKSLGFKVEKAPGAPGKREMLRAVSPT from the coding sequence ATGAGTGATCATCTAACTATAGTTACCACTGCCGATGGCTCCAAGACAATCTACAATGCCGAAGTTGGCGAAAATTACCATTCGCGGCACGGTGCTTTACAGGAGAGCCAGCACGTGTTTCTTAACTCAGGTTTGCGCTATTTTTTAGACAATAGCGGCAAAAACGTTGCATCAGTGCTTGAAGTAGGCTTTGGCACAGGGTTAAACTTTTTGCTCAGTGCAGATTTTTGTATCGCTGAACAAATACCGCTTAAATATACCGGCATCGAAGCCTACCCACTAAGTACAACCATGATTGCTGATACCGGTTATGATGCGTATATATCGCCGGCGCTGTGGGAAAGCTTTAAAACGCATTATGCTCAAGCATTAAAAGAAGCAGTCCCAATTAATAACTCAACAGTACTTGAAATAGCGCATAGCCAACTGCTTACTTTCTCCACTACACAACTGTTTGACGTTATTTACTTCGACGCATTTGCGGCTGTACATCAGCCCGAAATGTGGGATGAGGCGGCAATTGACCACACCATTAAGTTTTTAAAGCCCGGTGGCGTGTTTGTAACCTACGCCATTACCGGCAACCTGAAAAGGCAATTCAAATCTTTAGGCTTTAAAGTAGAGAAGGCCCCTGGCGCACCAGGTAAACGCGAAATGCTACGCGCTGTAAGCCCTACATAA
- the mazG gene encoding nucleoside triphosphate pyrophosphohydrolase has product MPITPPDTANNPLSAFDRLLTIMNDLRENCPWDKIQTIESLRHLTIEETYELSDAILGNDMDEIRKELGDIMLHLVFYARIASETNSFTITDVLNGICDKLINRHPHIYGDVDVNDEEDVKRNWEQIKLKEGNKSVLGGVPASLPALVKAARIQEKARGVGFDWEDKSQVWEKVEEEMHEFRNEYNAEDNTVIDQDRAESEFGDLLFSLINYARFVNINPENALEKTNRKFIKRFQHLESQAAAKGKKLQDMTLAEMDVYWNEAKQL; this is encoded by the coding sequence ATGCCAATAACACCTCCCGATACCGCTAATAATCCGCTTTCTGCATTCGACCGCCTGCTCACGATTATGAATGATTTGCGCGAGAACTGCCCGTGGGATAAAATACAAACAATCGAAAGCCTCCGTCATCTTACCATTGAGGAAACTTATGAATTGTCGGACGCCATTTTAGGTAACGATATGGATGAGATCAGGAAAGAGTTGGGTGATATTATGCTACACCTGGTATTTTATGCACGTATTGCATCCGAAACAAATTCGTTTACCATAACCGACGTGCTGAACGGCATTTGCGACAAGCTTATTAACCGCCACCCGCATATTTATGGTGATGTAGATGTAAATGATGAAGAGGATGTAAAGCGCAATTGGGAACAAATTAAACTTAAAGAAGGCAATAAATCGGTGCTGGGTGGTGTGCCCGCCTCATTGCCGGCACTGGTAAAAGCAGCACGTATACAAGAAAAAGCCCGCGGTGTTGGATTTGATTGGGAGGACAAAAGCCAGGTTTGGGAAAAGGTGGAAGAAGAAATGCACGAGTTCCGGAACGAATATAACGCAGAGGACAACACCGTTATAGACCAGGACCGTGCCGAAAGCGAGTTTGGGGATCTCCTTTTTTCCCTTATAAATTACGCCCGCTTTGTTAACATAAACCCTGAGAATGCACTCGAAAAAACCAACCGGAAATTCATAAAACGTTTTCAGCACCTGGAAAGCCAGGCTGCTGCCAAGGGCAAAAAGTTACAGGATATGACCCTGGCCGAAATGGATGTTTATTGGAACGAAGCAAAGCAGTTATAA
- a CDS encoding RNA polymerase sigma factor has protein sequence MLDPNSNAEHELIQHCITGAIKYQERLYKQFYGYAMGVGLRYCDSRDDALEVVNDSFIKVFNTIKTYNPDRSFKAWLRRIIINTAIDRRRKDLKYQLHTDMEYANHIGHNHTAIQELNAKDILKLMDGLPTLQRAIFNMYEIDGYNHDEIAEMLNIPSSSSRVYLSRAKEKLRKALTTEAHNHE, from the coding sequence ATGCTCGACCCCAACAGCAATGCTGAGCATGAACTGATACAGCATTGCATTACAGGCGCCATAAAGTACCAGGAACGGTTATATAAGCAGTTCTATGGCTATGCCATGGGCGTTGGGCTACGCTATTGCGATAGTCGGGATGATGCATTGGAAGTAGTAAACGACTCGTTTATTAAGGTGTTTAACACCATCAAAACCTATAACCCCGACCGGTCATTTAAGGCTTGGTTGCGACGAATTATCATTAATACAGCTATTGACAGGCGGCGCAAGGATTTAAAATATCAGCTGCATACCGATATGGAATATGCCAACCATATTGGTCATAATCATACAGCTATACAGGAGTTGAACGCAAAAGATATTTTAAAACTAATGGATGGTTTACCCACCCTGCAACGTGCCATATTTAATATGTATGAAATTGATGGGTACAACCATGATGAAATTGCCGAAATGTTGAACATCCCCTCCAGCTCATCAAGAGTATACTTGAGCCGGGCCAAAGAGAAATTAAGAAAGGCATTAACCACAGAAGCACATAACCATGAGTGA
- a CDS encoding FtsX-like permease family protein: MNFSSFIASRLTFQSKRTFSKLIVRIAIVGIMLGLGVMILSIAIVKGFKREIREKIRGFAGDIQVTKFDNNFSYENSPFMIDPAFAAKAKADPYIKGIMPYATKPAIIKANDEIEGVVLKGVDKSYDWTIFKNTLVEGKVINFADSAEAQKQIMVSSHTASRLKLKVGDDFLMYFIQEPMRKRKFTIVGIFNVGVEEVDKTFVIGSLSVIQRLNDWTYREAGGYEMQVKDFDQLTEANEKLSAYLPTYLRSYTVDQTYPTIFEWLSLLDVNTRVMLILMTIVAVINMISALLIMILERTSMIGMFKALGATNWRIQSIFLYNATYLIGMGLFLGNLFGLGFSWFQHRTHFLKLDQASYYMNFVPIELSAWDVVWLNVGTLVICLLVLLLPSMLVSKISPVRAIRFK; encoded by the coding sequence TTGAATTTTTCATCCTTTATTGCTTCGCGGCTTACGTTCCAAAGCAAGCGCACATTTTCCAAGCTAATCGTGCGCATTGCCATTGTAGGCATTATGCTTGGTTTGGGCGTAATGATACTTTCTATTGCTATTGTTAAGGGCTTTAAACGCGAGATACGCGAAAAAATAAGAGGATTTGCCGGCGATATCCAGGTCACAAAATTTGATAATAATTTCTCTTACGAGAATTCGCCGTTTATGATCGATCCGGCTTTTGCAGCAAAAGCGAAAGCGGACCCCTACATTAAAGGGATTATGCCTTACGCTACCAAACCGGCCATTATAAAAGCCAATGATGAGATTGAAGGCGTTGTATTAAAAGGGGTTGATAAGAGCTATGATTGGACGATCTTTAAAAACACTCTTGTTGAAGGCAAGGTGATCAACTTTGCCGATTCGGCCGAGGCGCAAAAGCAGATCATGGTGTCCAGTCATACGGCCTCAAGGCTAAAACTGAAAGTTGGAGACGACTTTTTGATGTACTTTATACAGGAACCCATGCGTAAGCGCAAGTTTACCATTGTTGGTATTTTTAATGTAGGGGTAGAAGAGGTTGACAAAACTTTCGTAATTGGCAGCTTGTCGGTAATTCAGCGACTAAACGACTGGACTTACCGCGAAGCAGGTGGTTACGAAATGCAAGTAAAGGATTTTGACCAGCTAACTGAAGCTAACGAAAAATTAAGCGCTTACTTGCCAACTTACCTCCGGTCATACACGGTTGATCAAACTTATCCCACAATATTTGAATGGCTTAGCCTGCTTGATGTAAATACAAGAGTGATGTTGATACTAATGACTATTGTAGCAGTCATTAACATGATATCGGCTTTGTTGATTATGATTTTGGAGCGCACATCCATGATAGGAATGTTCAAAGCATTAGGCGCAACAAACTGGCGTATACAGTCCATTTTTTTATATAACGCCACTTACCTTATTGGGATGGGTTTATTTCTGGGTAATTTATTCGGTTTAGGCTTTAGCTGGTTTCAGCACCGTACACACTTCTTAAAGCTCGACCAGGCATCTTACTATATGAATTTTGTACCTATTGAGCTGAGTGCATGGGACGTAGTTTGGCTTAACGTGGGTACCCTGGTTATTTGCTTGCTGGTTTTACTGCTACCCTCTATGCTGGTTAGTAAAATATCGCCGGTTAGGGCAATACGCTTTAAGTAA
- a CDS encoding DUF1343 domain-containing protein, with protein MPTCAQKPLTANLANTAKKPAAGKAGSGSYVAANPAANETQLYLSYLKGKKIGMVVNPTSIIGAKKIALVDSLVKVGIQITKIYGPEHGFRGNASDGATVSNEVDAKTKIPVVSLYGKNNKPTPADLKGINLMVFDIQDVGARFYTYISTLHYVMEACAENNIELMVLDRPNPNGFYVDGPVLDTAFKSFVGMHPIPVVHGMTIAEYAQMINGEGWLKGRIKCKLKVVKMLNYQHNLPYTLPVNPSPNLNTAQSILLYPGICFFEGTTLSLGRGTPFPFQVVGHPALKGKYNFSFTPVSIPGVSDNPPQKNVECFGVDYRNYDTNKIREDKKLNLSWLLSFYQNFPEKSKFFIAYFTRLAGTDKLQKQIEAGLTEQQIRQSWEPALSKFKEVRKKYLLYQ; from the coding sequence ATGCCAACATGCGCTCAAAAACCGCTAACAGCTAACTTAGCAAATACAGCAAAAAAACCGGCTGCAGGTAAGGCAGGTTCTGGTAGTTACGTTGCGGCAAACCCGGCGGCTAATGAAACACAGCTTTACTTGTCTTACTTAAAGGGTAAAAAGATAGGTATGGTGGTTAATCCCACTTCAATTATTGGTGCAAAAAAAATTGCTTTGGTAGATAGCCTGGTAAAGGTGGGTATACAAATTACCAAGATATACGGCCCGGAGCATGGCTTTAGAGGCAACGCAAGTGACGGTGCCACTGTAAGCAATGAGGTAGATGCCAAGACCAAAATTCCGGTGGTTTCTTTATATGGCAAAAATAACAAGCCTACCCCCGCCGATCTAAAAGGCATAAACCTGATGGTGTTTGATATACAGGATGTAGGTGCACGCTTTTATACTTACATTTCTACCCTGCATTATGTGATGGAAGCTTGTGCAGAAAACAACATTGAACTAATGGTGTTGGACCGCCCTAATCCCAATGGCTTTTATGTTGACGGACCGGTGCTGGATACGGCGTTTAAATCATTTGTGGGCATGCACCCTATACCTGTGGTTCATGGTATGACCATTGCCGAATATGCCCAAATGATAAACGGCGAGGGCTGGTTGAAAGGCCGGATAAAATGCAAACTAAAGGTAGTTAAGATGCTTAATTACCAGCATAACCTGCCTTATACGCTACCCGTAAATCCTTCACCTAATTTAAACACAGCACAGTCTATACTGCTTTATCCCGGCATCTGCTTTTTTGAAGGCACTACTTTAAGCTTAGGGCGGGGTACCCCTTTCCCTTTCCAGGTGGTAGGCCATCCGGCGCTTAAAGGAAAGTACAACTTTTCTTTTACACCAGTAAGCATACCAGGAGTTAGCGACAACCCACCTCAAAAAAATGTGGAGTGCTTTGGTGTTGATTACCGTAATTATGATACCAATAAAATACGAGAAGATAAAAAGCTAAACCTATCATGGTTATTATCCTTTTATCAAAACTTTCCTGAAAAATCGAAGTTCTTTATTGCCTACTTTACCAGACTGGCAGGTACCGATAAGCTGCAAAAGCAAATTGAAGCAGGCCTAACGGAACAACAAATACGTCAAAGTTGGGAGCCGGCATTAAGCAAATTTAAAGAAGTAAGAAAAAAATATCTGTTATATCAATAA
- the fmt gene encoding methionyl-tRNA formyltransferase produces the protein MRIVFMGTPEFAVASLEALLDAGSEIVGVITAPDKPAGRGQKLSESAVKQYAVSKGLKVLQPVKLKDPDFLSELKSLNADLQVVVAFRMLPEVVWNMPSKGTINLHASLLPQYRGAAPINWAIINGEKESGVTTFFLKQEIDTGDILFVEKITIDDEITAGEYHDRLMNKGAGLLVKTVKAIESGRYTEQPQEQLVEGQELKHAPKIFKEDCRIDWNHPVNQVHNLIRGLSPYPAAYTELNGKVFKIYKSVKEQVQPQGQPASYLTDSKTYLKFACTDGYVQVTDVQLEGKKRMGVEEFLRGVKL, from the coding sequence ATGAGAATAGTTTTTATGGGTACGCCCGAGTTTGCTGTAGCATCACTTGAAGCATTGCTTGATGCAGGAAGCGAAATTGTAGGCGTTATTACCGCACCCGATAAACCTGCAGGGCGTGGTCAAAAGCTTAGCGAATCGGCCGTGAAACAATATGCCGTTTCAAAAGGCCTCAAAGTACTTCAGCCAGTAAAACTTAAAGATCCGGATTTTTTATCCGAACTGAAATCGCTGAATGCTGACTTGCAAGTGGTAGTGGCTTTCCGTATGCTGCCAGAAGTGGTTTGGAATATGCCGTCCAAGGGCACAATTAACCTACACGCCTCTCTGCTGCCGCAATACCGCGGTGCTGCTCCAATTAACTGGGCTATCATCAACGGCGAAAAGGAAAGCGGCGTTACTACATTTTTTCTGAAACAAGAGATTGATACCGGCGATATCCTGTTTGTAGAGAAAATAACGATTGACGATGAAATAACGGCAGGCGAATATCACGACAGGCTGATGAATAAAGGTGCTGGCTTGCTGGTAAAAACAGTGAAAGCTATTGAAAGCGGCCGTTATACAGAACAGCCTCAGGAGCAACTGGTGGAGGGACAAGAACTAAAACACGCCCCTAAAATTTTCAAAGAAGATTGTCGCATAGATTGGAACCACCCTGTTAACCAGGTACACAACCTTATACGTGGCTTAAGCCCCTACCCCGCAGCTTATACCGAACTGAATGGAAAAGTGTTTAAAATTTATAAAAGTGTAAAGGAACAAGTGCAGCCCCAAGGCCAGCCAGCCAGCTATTTAACTGATAGTAAGACCTATCTTAAATTTGCCTGCACCGACGGTTATGTGCAAGTAACCGATGTGCAGCTTGAGGGTAAAAAGCGTATGGGAGTTGAAGAGTTTTTGCGGGGTGTAAAATTATAA
- a CDS encoding 3-oxoacyl-ACP synthase — MNNIKIQLHQLCVEVVQQRMNAAQMAIAEAQQAANDDTKSSAGDKYETGREMAQQETNRNLTQLNEANKLMVALNQIGTSGKSATAEAGSVVITNNGKFYLSISAGTLNLNNETYFAISPASPIGIKMKACKKGDEFILNGKSYKIEEII; from the coding sequence ATGAATAATATAAAGATACAACTGCATCAACTATGTGTTGAGGTGGTACAGCAACGAATGAACGCTGCACAAATGGCGATAGCCGAGGCACAACAAGCAGCTAACGATGACACTAAAAGCAGTGCCGGCGATAAATATGAAACCGGAAGAGAAATGGCGCAGCAGGAGACCAACCGCAACCTTACGCAACTAAACGAGGCCAACAAGTTGATGGTAGCACTTAATCAAATTGGCACCAGCGGCAAATCTGCAACTGCTGAGGCAGGAAGCGTCGTGATAACCAATAACGGCAAATTCTATCTTTCCATCAGCGCTGGTACATTAAATCTAAATAATGAAACTTATTTCGCTATATCACCCGCGTCTCCGATAGGTATAAAGATGAAGGCGTGCAAGAAAGGAGATGAGTTTATTTTAAACGGTAAGTCTTATAAAATAGAAGAGATTATTTAA
- a CDS encoding alpha-L-arabinofuranosidase C-terminal domain-containing protein — MKKYVLLLLAGMSYNSFAQKTASITVSNNSKDTISRHIYGQFAEHLGHGIYGGFWVDKSLPVQKQDRIRLDIVNALKKIKIPNLRWPGGCFADEYHWRDGIGLRAQRPKMINTNWGGVVEDNSFGTHEFLELCKLLDTEPYISANVGSGTVEEMSKWVEYLNFDGLSPLTTLRKQNGHPESYKVKFWGVGNESWGCGGSMTAEHYADEYRRYATYSRDYPNARLRKIACGASDGDYNWTETMMKNVGPGRMWGLSLHSYTLPTGKWGDKGPATGFGEKEYFNTINNTLRMEEFVTKHSAIMDKYDPKKRVALVVDEWGVWTNVEPGTNPGFLYQQNSLRDALVAGTNLNIFNNHCDRVKMANLAQAVNVLQSLILTDKEKMLLTPTYYIFDMYKVHQDAKYLPIQLNTPDYEFDGKKLPAVNVSASQDKAGKIHITLVNLDAHNTIEVSTELKDIMWKNVSGQVLTSGSTADINTFAKPLNIVPKQFNAAKRNGDKLVVSLPAKSVVALELF; from the coding sequence TTGAAAAAATACGTCTTACTCTTATTAGCGGGCATGAGCTATAACAGCTTTGCCCAAAAAACGGCAAGTATTACAGTAAGTAATAACTCTAAAGATACCATCAGCCGTCACATTTACGGGCAGTTTGCCGAACACCTCGGCCACGGCATTTACGGCGGTTTTTGGGTTGATAAAAGTTTGCCCGTACAAAAGCAGGATCGTATCCGTTTGGATATTGTTAACGCGCTTAAGAAGATTAAAATTCCAAACCTGCGTTGGCCGGGCGGATGTTTTGCCGATGAATACCATTGGCGCGATGGTATTGGTTTGCGCGCACAACGTCCCAAAATGATTAATACTAATTGGGGCGGGGTAGTAGAAGACAATAGTTTTGGTACGCACGAGTTTCTGGAGCTTTGTAAGTTGCTGGATACAGAGCCCTATATATCAGCTAATGTGGGCAGCGGTACGGTTGAAGAGATGTCGAAGTGGGTGGAGTATTTAAACTTTGACGGTTTAAGTCCGCTCACAACCTTGCGTAAGCAAAACGGGCACCCTGAATCTTACAAAGTAAAGTTTTGGGGAGTTGGTAACGAGAGCTGGGGCTGTGGTGGCAGTATGACTGCAGAGCACTACGCCGACGAGTACCGCCGTTATGCTACTTACTCGCGTGATTATCCTAACGCGCGGCTTCGCAAAATAGCTTGTGGCGCTAGCGACGGCGACTACAACTGGACGGAAACCATGATGAAAAACGTTGGTCCGGGTCGTATGTGGGGTTTGTCATTACACAGCTACACCTTACCAACAGGAAAGTGGGGCGACAAAGGCCCGGCTACCGGCTTTGGCGAAAAGGAATATTTCAACACCATTAACAATACCTTGCGCATGGAGGAATTTGTTACCAAGCATTCCGCTATTATGGACAAGTACGATCCTAAAAAGCGTGTGGCTTTAGTTGTGGATGAATGGGGTGTATGGACTAATGTTGAACCCGGTACTAACCCAGGCTTCCTGTATCAGCAAAATAGCTTGCGTGACGCACTGGTAGCCGGTACCAATCTTAACATTTTTAATAATCACTGCGATCGTGTAAAGATGGCCAACCTGGCACAAGCAGTAAACGTGCTGCAATCATTAATATTAACCGATAAGGAAAAGATGTTGCTAACACCAACGTATTACATATTTGATATGTATAAAGTGCATCAGGATGCAAAATACCTGCCTATACAACTCAATACGCCCGACTACGAGTTTGACGGCAAAAAGCTGCCGGCGGTAAACGTATCTGCTTCACAGGACAAGGCCGGCAAAATCCATATTACACTGGTGAACCTCGATGCACATAACACTATTGAAGTAAGCACCGAGTTGAAGGACATAATGTGGAAAAATGTAAGCGGACAGGTATTAACTTCTGGCAGCACGGCCGATATAAATACGTTCGCCAAGCCGCTAAACATTGTTCCTAAACAGTTTAATGCTGCAAAACGTAACGGCGACAAACTAGTTGTAAGCCTGCCTGCAAAATCAGTAGTTGCATTGGAGTTGTTTTAA
- a CDS encoding YetF domain-containing protein yields MELVIRGVFMYLFLMVIVRVMGKRTMAQASTFDFVLLLTISQVTQQALVGMDYSLTGAVILIIVFVAVNVIFSVIKGKWPFFSKMMEGTSLILVDNGKMLPIRMKHSQVAEDDIMLAARSTHGLERVEEIKYAVLEKDGTISIIPYKSES; encoded by the coding sequence ATGGAGTTAGTTATCAGGGGTGTGTTTATGTATTTGTTCTTAATGGTTATAGTGCGTGTCATGGGTAAAAGAACCATGGCTCAGGCCAGTACCTTTGATTTCGTGCTGCTATTAACCATTAGCCAGGTCACGCAACAGGCTTTAGTTGGAATGGATTACTCATTAACAGGCGCTGTAATTTTAATTATCGTCTTTGTAGCCGTAAATGTTATTTTTTCGGTTATCAAAGGGAAGTGGCCGTTCTTTTCCAAAATGATGGAAGGCACATCGCTCATATTAGTTGATAATGGAAAAATGCTGCCTATACGCATGAAGCATTCGCAGGTTGCGGAGGACGATATTATGCTGGCGGCAAGATCTACACATGGCCTAGAACGTGTAGAGGAAATAAAATATGCCGTTTTGGAAAAGGATGGCACCATATCTATTATACCTTATAAGTCTGAAAGCTGA
- a CDS encoding nucleotidyltransferase has translation MRINEDEEAIAFYQEALDHLKDSGIEFLLGGAFAIFHYSGIYRDTKDIDVYCKSSDCPRILKYFGDRGYETQFTDARWLAKIYKGEYFIDLIFDTVNNICKVDDTWFERAVDASFFDRNLKLLGPEELIWSKIYVQNRERFDGADINHLLVQYGKNLDWHHLLFRLDQHWQLLLAQLVMFQFVYPADYQEIVPRWLYDELLRRAAEQFDLPSPEEKVCRGPMIDQTQYSVDIKDWDYKSYTIKTV, from the coding sequence ATGAGAATTAACGAAGACGAAGAAGCGATTGCTTTTTACCAGGAAGCGCTTGACCATTTAAAGGATAGCGGAATTGAATTTTTGCTGGGAGGCGCTTTTGCCATATTTCATTACAGCGGAATATACCGCGACACGAAAGATATTGATGTGTATTGCAAGTCATCTGACTGTCCGCGTATATTAAAATACTTTGGCGACCGTGGTTACGAAACCCAATTTACAGATGCGCGCTGGCTGGCCAAAATTTACAAAGGTGAGTATTTTATTGACCTTATTTTTGATACTGTAAACAATATATGTAAGGTTGATGACACTTGGTTTGAACGTGCCGTAGACGCCAGCTTTTTTGACCGCAATTTGAAATTACTTGGTCCGGAAGAGTTGATATGGAGCAAGATATATGTTCAAAACCGCGAACGTTTTGATGGCGCTGATATTAACCACCTGCTTGTACAATATGGCAAAAATCTGGACTGGCATCATCTTTTGTTCAGACTGGACCAGCACTGGCAATTGCTACTTGCACAGTTAGTGATGTTCCAGTTCGTTTATCCGGCCGATTACCAGGAGATTGTGCCTCGCTGGCTGTATGATGAGTTGCTACGCCGGGCCGCCGAGCAATTCGACTTACCATCGCCGGAGGAAAAAGTATGCCGTGGCCCGATGATTGACCAAACACAATACAGTGTTGACATAAAAGACTGGGACTATAAATCGTATACGATAAAGACTGTTTAA
- a CDS encoding metallophosphoesterase has protein sequence MEEHKITRIAAVGDIHVKETDHGKWVDYFKEVSTNADVLLICGDLTDTGDEDEAQILANELRACTIPVICVLGNHDYEKGRHKLIRQAIQNHNVHVLDGEAIVIGGIGFAGVKGFGGGFDRYLLTMFGEDANKAYVQESVDEALHLERALQKLDSDHQVDKKIAVLHYSPIKATVVGEPEEIFPFLGSSRLAETLIRNNVAAAFHGHAHAGTLEGQINNINIKVFNVAKPVLVKAGYSCPYYLFEV, from the coding sequence ATGGAAGAGCATAAAATAACCCGCATAGCTGCTGTTGGCGACATCCACGTTAAAGAAACAGACCACGGCAAATGGGTAGACTATTTTAAGGAGGTATCAACCAACGCCGACGTACTGCTTATTTGCGGCGACCTTACCGATACAGGGGACGAAGACGAAGCTCAGATATTAGCTAACGAGCTTAGGGCCTGCACCATTCCGGTGATTTGTGTGTTAGGCAATCATGACTATGAAAAGGGCCGTCATAAATTGATACGGCAGGCCATACAAAATCATAATGTACATGTGCTTGATGGCGAAGCCATTGTTATTGGTGGTATTGGATTTGCCGGCGTAAAAGGCTTTGGCGGCGGATTTGACCGCTATTTGCTTACTATGTTTGGCGAGGATGCAAACAAGGCTTATGTGCAAGAGTCTGTAGACGAGGCTTTGCACTTGGAGCGCGCTTTGCAAAAATTAGACTCAGACCACCAGGTCGACAAAAAAATAGCTGTTTTACACTATTCGCCAATTAAGGCGACCGTAGTAGGCGAACCGGAGGAGATTTTTCCCTTCTTAGGTTCATCGCGGTTGGCAGAGACGCTTATACGTAATAATGTAGCGGCTGCCTTTCATGGGCATGCTCACGCTGGAACCCTCGAAGGACAGATTAACAACATCAATATCAAAGTTTTTAACGTTGCTAAACCTGTTTTAGTTAAAGCTGGTTACTCGTGTCCATACTACTTATTTGAGGTATAA
- a CDS encoding glycine zipper domain-containing protein — protein sequence MKKTILLFGLIFTFIISAANVSFAQQKKGMSSQAKGALIGGAGGAVAGTLIGHNVKGALIGGAIGAGGGYIIGNEHRRNEEKRKRAYYRAHHTKKQYYKKYGTYK from the coding sequence ATGAAAAAGACCATTTTGTTATTCGGATTGATATTCACTTTTATAATTAGCGCTGCTAATGTTTCTTTCGCTCAACAAAAGAAAGGCATGAGCTCGCAAGCTAAAGGTGCCTTGATAGGTGGTGCAGGTGGTGCGGTTGCTGGTACCCTGATAGGTCATAATGTTAAAGGTGCGCTGATAGGTGGTGCCATTGGTGCTGGCGGTGGATACATTATAGGCAATGAACACCGTCGTAATGAAGAAAAAAGAAAGCGGGCTTACTATCGTGCTCATCACACCAAAAAACAGTACTACAAAAAATACGGAACTTACAAATAA
- a CDS encoding NUDIX domain-containing protein, with protein sequence MTAIQIINREKLSERKFLLENVDYKKPDNSGKLIDMKAEVYHRPDAAAVLLYNAAQQKFLFTKQFRLPTFLNNNETGYLVEACAGLIDEGETPEYTAIREAEEELGCKVTNLKRVGGVYTSAGGITEFVHLFIAPYNDNDERGDGGGLPDEGEAIQITEMTYEEARDSLREGKLNDAKTVMLLQYYFLFC encoded by the coding sequence ATGACAGCGATTCAAATTATTAACAGGGAAAAACTATCAGAACGCAAATTTTTGCTAGAAAACGTTGACTATAAAAAGCCAGATAACAGCGGAAAGCTGATAGATATGAAGGCCGAAGTGTATCACAGGCCTGATGCAGCGGCTGTACTACTCTATAACGCAGCGCAGCAAAAATTCCTCTTCACTAAACAGTTTCGATTACCTACTTTTTTAAATAATAACGAAACCGGCTACTTGGTAGAAGCTTGTGCCGGATTGATTGACGAGGGTGAAACCCCGGAATACACAGCAATACGCGAGGCCGAAGAAGAATTAGGCTGCAAAGTGACCAACTTAAAAAGGGTTGGTGGCGTATACACATCAGCCGGTGGCATTACAGAGTTTGTGCATCTGTTTATAGCGCCATATAATGACAACGACGAGCGCGGCGATGGCGGTGGCTTACCTGATGAAGGCGAAGCAATACAAATAACAGAAATGACTTATGAGGAAGCACGCGACTCGCTCAGAGAAGGAAAATTAAATGACGCAAAAACTGTCATGCTATTGCAATATTACTTTTTATTTTGTTAA